From Rubrivirga sp. SAORIC476, a single genomic window includes:
- a CDS encoding glycosyltransferase family 2 protein — translation MSPPLVSVVIVTWNGRPLLERFLPSVLATDYPALEVVVADNASEDGTAAWLAETYPDVVVVRHAENGLFAKGNNDAVPSASGDVLCFLNNDVEVPPSWLTPLVAALDDPEVVAVQPKLLQHGDRTRFEYAGASGGFLDAFGYPFTRGRIFDTLEPDIGQYDDARDVFWATGAALLVRREAFESAGGFDESFGMHMEEIDLCWRLQRAGGRIRVEPASEVYHLGGASLPQGDPRKMFYNIRNGLVMLAKNLPAAEARRVFRARRVLDAVATTRAWVGGNRAEADAIRRGRREALARIAQVAPPRDEVPVLPPYRGSIVLDAFVRGLRRFSDLPGSRFASGWRR, via the coding sequence GTGTCTCCTCCCCTCGTCTCGGTCGTCATCGTCACCTGGAATGGACGGCCGCTGCTGGAGCGCTTCCTTCCCAGCGTCCTCGCGACGGACTACCCCGCCCTCGAAGTGGTAGTGGCGGACAACGCCTCGGAGGACGGGACGGCAGCCTGGCTCGCCGAAACGTATCCCGACGTGGTGGTGGTCCGCCACGCAGAGAACGGACTGTTCGCGAAGGGCAACAACGACGCCGTTCCGTCCGCCTCGGGCGACGTGCTGTGCTTCCTCAACAACGACGTGGAGGTCCCGCCAAGCTGGCTGACGCCCCTCGTCGCTGCGCTGGACGACCCCGAGGTCGTCGCCGTGCAGCCGAAGCTGCTCCAGCACGGCGACCGCACCCGGTTCGAGTACGCGGGCGCGTCAGGCGGCTTCCTGGACGCGTTCGGCTACCCGTTCACGCGCGGACGCATCTTCGACACCCTGGAGCCCGACATCGGCCAGTACGACGACGCGCGGGATGTCTTCTGGGCGACCGGCGCCGCGCTCCTGGTTCGCCGCGAGGCGTTCGAATCGGCGGGGGGGTTCGACGAATCGTTCGGGATGCACATGGAGGAGATCGACCTGTGCTGGCGCCTCCAGCGCGCAGGCGGGAGGATCCGCGTCGAGCCCGCGTCGGAGGTTTACCACCTCGGCGGTGCCTCGCTGCCGCAGGGCGATCCCCGGAAGATGTTCTACAACATCCGCAACGGGCTCGTGATGCTGGCCAAGAACCTCCCGGCCGCCGAGGCCCGGCGCGTCTTCCGCGCCCGGCGCGTGCTGGACGCCGTCGCCACAACACGCGCGTGGGTCGGCGGCAACCGCGCCGAGGCAGACGCCATCCGCAGAGGTCGCCGCGAGGCCCTCGCCCGCATCGCCCAGGTCGCTCCCCCCAGAGACGAGGTGCCGGTCCTCCCCCCCTACCGAGGCAGCATCGTGCTGGATGCGTTCGTGCGGGGACTCCGGCGGTTCTCGGACCTTCCAGGAAGCCGGTTCGCGTCTGGCTGGCGACGGTAG
- a CDS encoding RecQ family ATP-dependent DNA helicase — MAPATPAPAIPDEVLRTLNEVWGYPAFRPGQDAAVAAVLADRDVLAVLPTGGGKSLVYQVPPVSRRGLALVVSPLVALMQDQVDALARRGVRTAALHGGLSRRQSDQVWTDAEHGLYRLVYLTPERLQTELFAARAPRLDVTLLAIDEAHCISEWGHDFRPAYRQIAAARPLMTTAEGNPVPVVAVTATATPEVRRDILDQLALRDPAVIVRGFDRPNLVWSVHHVQDPVRQALDVFQAVPGAGLVYAGTRRATEAVAGRLRREGISAEPYHAGLDRGLRDATQRRWLAGETRVVAATSAFGMGIDKADVRAVVHTALPPTLEAYYQEAGRAGRDGDRSYAVLAVGPDAESLPRDFADRGHPTPADVQAVYAAAGSLGQVALGSEPDGLVTLDLTTLASVAERPVGIVRAAVDRLAADGAWSVVRPRPGEVRVRLPRGRDGLMRAVESEGLAVQTFADALVRRLPAEAGEGATLRLAPLAEALGLPEARLDAGLDYLAARRLLEVSRPEAGLTLAWHHARTRTVPVDAAALDRGRQRAHARLDDVVRYANALGCRRQHLLAYFGEPAPPRCGRCDVCLGRHRPEVITPADEPLLRRILDAVDRGDQPAGPDAPRRTRVLADWLVEEGLLRLVDPLAVRFELTPAGQRYLTR, encoded by the coding sequence ATGGCACCCGCGACCCCTGCGCCCGCGATCCCCGACGAGGTTCTCCGCACCCTCAACGAGGTGTGGGGCTATCCGGCGTTTCGTCCGGGCCAGGATGCGGCGGTGGCCGCCGTGCTCGCAGACCGCGACGTGCTCGCAGTCCTGCCGACGGGCGGAGGCAAGTCGCTCGTGTACCAGGTCCCGCCGGTTTCGCGGCGTGGCCTCGCGCTCGTCGTCTCGCCACTGGTGGCGCTGATGCAGGACCAGGTGGACGCGCTCGCACGGCGGGGCGTCCGCACGGCGGCGCTACACGGCGGCCTCAGCCGCCGCCAGTCGGATCAGGTGTGGACCGACGCCGAGCACGGCCTCTACCGGCTCGTCTACCTCACCCCGGAGCGTCTCCAGACGGAGCTGTTCGCCGCCCGCGCGCCCCGGCTGGATGTGACGTTGCTCGCCATCGACGAGGCGCACTGCATCTCGGAGTGGGGCCACGATTTCCGCCCCGCCTACCGCCAGATCGCCGCGGCCCGGCCTCTGATGACCACCGCCGAGGGCAACCCGGTCCCCGTCGTGGCGGTGACGGCGACCGCGACGCCCGAGGTCCGGCGTGACATCCTCGACCAACTCGCGCTTCGCGACCCGGCGGTCATCGTGCGCGGCTTCGACCGCCCGAACCTCGTGTGGAGCGTCCACCACGTGCAGGACCCGGTGCGGCAGGCGCTGGACGTGTTCCAGGCGGTGCCGGGCGCGGGGCTCGTGTACGCCGGGACGCGGCGTGCGACCGAGGCCGTCGCCGGGCGCCTCCGACGGGAGGGCATCTCCGCGGAGCCCTACCATGCCGGGCTCGACCGCGGCCTCCGCGACGCCACCCAGCGGCGGTGGCTGGCGGGCGAGACGCGCGTCGTCGCCGCCACGAGCGCGTTCGGGATGGGTATCGACAAGGCCGACGTGCGGGCCGTGGTCCACACAGCGCTGCCGCCGACGCTGGAGGCGTACTACCAGGAGGCTGGTCGGGCAGGGCGCGATGGGGACCGGAGCTACGCCGTCCTCGCCGTCGGCCCCGACGCGGAGTCGCTGCCACGCGACTTCGCCGATCGCGGCCACCCGACACCGGCGGACGTGCAGGCGGTCTACGCGGCGGCGGGAAGCCTCGGGCAGGTCGCGCTGGGAAGCGAGCCCGACGGGCTCGTCACGCTCGACCTGACGACGCTGGCGTCCGTCGCGGAGCGGCCGGTCGGCATCGTCCGTGCTGCCGTGGACCGGCTCGCGGCGGACGGTGCATGGTCGGTGGTCCGGCCGCGGCCGGGCGAGGTGCGGGTCCGCCTGCCTCGGGGGCGCGACGGGCTGATGCGGGCCGTCGAGTCGGAAGGGCTGGCCGTGCAGACGTTCGCCGACGCGCTGGTGCGTCGCCTGCCGGCCGAGGCGGGCGAGGGCGCGACGCTCCGGCTGGCGCCGCTGGCGGAGGCGCTGGGGTTGCCCGAAGCCCGCCTCGACGCGGGGCTCGACTACCTCGCCGCGCGTCGCCTGCTGGAAGTCAGTCGCCCCGAGGCTGGACTCACTCTCGCCTGGCACCACGCGCGCACACGCACCGTGCCTGTCGACGCGGCCGCGCTCGACCGGGGCCGCCAGCGCGCCCACGCCCGCCTGGACGACGTGGTCCGCTACGCCAACGCGCTCGGGTGCCGCCGCCAGCACCTGCTGGCCTACTTCGGCGAGCCCGCGCCGCCCCGCTGCGGACGTTGCGACGTGTGCCTCGGACGCCATCGCCCGGAGGTGATCACCCCGGCCGACGAGCCGCTCCTGCGCCGCATCCTCGACGCCGTCGACCGCGGCGACCAGCCCGCCGGGCCGGACGCGCCCCGGCGCACCCGCGTGCTGGCCGACTGGCTCGTGGAGGAAGGCCTGCTCCGACTGGTCGACCCGCTCGCGGTCCGGTTCGAGTTGACGCCTGCGGGTCAGCGGTACCTCACCCGGTAA